The following coding sequences are from one Paenibacillus stellifer window:
- a CDS encoding alpha-amylase family glycosyl hydrolase produces the protein MRSRWSKMLASLLTVALVAGAFPANRQAKAEPVPADVTAVSSPVYALNGGTVTAAVYAVTDASVSKQYINGDFNNWDEGHFIQMIEGDPVVDNGTPKNVFYYIFTTAQLQAGGGQVQYKFMPDAAWGGAHADPLNQTPLAGDNSVVSAMTLKSAESTIAPGGQLQLNAQRTLGDGSLQNLDSQADWSVDSASSGAGVTVSGGLVTVPSSIPLGTNIFVSAFFEGLSVTKSLTVLNGTIASPVVGQDGSVTFNNISHTGQSLYLVGSMNGWSEGSAIAMPKDPDTGAFSVKLNLEPGTYPYKFIPTLGSWNGAITDPLNPNQSGGNSVVYVPGVKVTSGEDIAKGDSLALTAVMVSGADGSTVPVSPVWSLKDARPGISLQGSTLSVTSGYDIASGNTVTVIASSGGYSTEKVIHIQDKMYTYNLHYYRYDQDYTDWSSWIWADGGSPGVRYPFTQTDSDGFATLTVKLPYSTINAIPHLGDWVSKDLTHVLSISAGTAADIWMVQDKNAVYYNREEALAAKANAPVQRYIELHYVRTEKDYAGWDLWLWNTGAKDGLKEFDEITDNYAVARIKIGTNATSIGFKVKYHDWDAPDNAVDVNFDRYIDTPLDQAVTKVTVYQGQKEMHIIPALHGPVLEDGGVTFFYRDRDLFNAGQMGDITDAKVKVTINGHTAIYPMAYNSLDEYFSYRLPNLEEGTYTYSFLITKGEQTEEVTDPENTVDGISSFEYRNPHISVQGALAPASVSSNENTVLTVTYSGDDSVRITDLYVDLTPIGGPAKAEIDPELQQAALAVKDTTTAGDKALTVTAIDQYGNKHTGNVTLNVKPRQSAGGSLDFDWDEARIYFLLTDRFYDGDASNNYNVDKNAIDAYHGGDFKGLTEKLDYIKDLGINTIWITPIVDNIDFNNSTSGESYGYHGYWAKNFEALDEHLGNMDDFKTLINTAHDKGMKIMVDVVLNHTGYGLKESDNNPGVTQADKDRFAGMLRNNAVDSGTDAVKGELAGLPDFITENPEVRAKLIDWQAGWLERAKTERGDMIDYFRVDTVKHVDDTTWKAFKNELTEINPAFKMIGEYYGASVDADGGKLRSGEMDSLLDFQFKSSASDLINGKIDETETYLEQRNAAMDNTATMGQFLSSHDEDGFLSERAGGDEGKLKVAAALQMTVKGQPVVYYGEELGQSGKASGNLNRYDMPWDKVSEEQSLHDHYKKLLNIRAEYSKIFSKGTHTKIAGSDGDGYLVYSRTYDGENGGTVYVGLNTTTEAKTAKFTVPYPAATVLVDKYNGVDYTVDGEGRVNVNLPSRDNGGTVILAPVSLPASAGGAVSPASPASDTVIVDESALNGAGTNGVITVEIGAAASAKQVQLPLNAAALLGDKTLRLHSQDLSLELPAATLAELQALVPADSRSGAHILLRLTSVAADSLASALEHAGAVSGAALAAAGGAYDFELFAVLPDGTAKKLNRFGQPVGLSLPVDAKADAGLAGIYHVTDTGTVEYAGGTVANTGTVSAQVYHFSTYALLTYDKTFTDVTPAFWGYNEIRNLAAKHIVQGKTLTQFDPSGTVTRAEFAALLVRGLGLEAAQSEPAPFTDVKAGSWYADSVAAAYKAGLIQGGEDKKFNPADGITREEMAVMLVRALNLKGKTPAAANDLTGAFSDRAGISGWAVEAFNQSLNAGLLNGRSASLLAPKAYSTRAEAAAVLYRLLK, from the coding sequence ATGAGAAGCAGATGGTCCAAAATGCTGGCCTCGCTGCTGACTGTCGCTCTGGTTGCCGGAGCCTTCCCTGCCAATAGGCAGGCGAAGGCTGAACCGGTGCCAGCCGATGTGACAGCAGTATCAAGCCCAGTATATGCCTTGAATGGAGGAACAGTAACAGCAGCTGTGTATGCGGTTACAGACGCCTCGGTGAGCAAGCAGTATATCAATGGGGATTTCAACAACTGGGATGAAGGGCATTTCATTCAAATGATTGAAGGCGATCCGGTTGTGGACAATGGAACCCCGAAAAATGTCTTCTATTATATATTCACCACCGCACAGCTTCAGGCGGGAGGCGGTCAGGTCCAGTACAAATTCATGCCGGATGCGGCATGGGGTGGGGCCCACGCCGATCCGCTGAATCAAACACCACTTGCGGGAGATAACTCCGTTGTCTCTGCCATGACGCTGAAATCGGCTGAGAGCACGATAGCCCCCGGTGGACAGCTTCAGCTTAATGCGCAGCGCACACTGGGAGATGGATCACTGCAGAACCTGGACAGTCAGGCTGACTGGTCGGTAGATTCGGCTTCATCCGGTGCCGGAGTTACGGTAAGTGGAGGGCTGGTTACGGTTCCCTCTTCGATCCCGCTTGGCACAAATATTTTCGTAAGCGCATTCTTTGAGGGTCTGTCGGTAACCAAAAGTCTGACTGTGCTGAATGGCACGATTGCAAGCCCAGTCGTCGGGCAGGATGGTTCCGTCACCTTCAACAACATCTCGCACACAGGCCAGAGCCTGTATCTGGTCGGCAGCATGAACGGCTGGAGCGAAGGAAGCGCTATTGCGATGCCGAAGGACCCGGATACGGGCGCTTTCTCGGTGAAGCTGAATCTGGAGCCCGGAACTTATCCCTACAAGTTCATCCCGACTCTGGGAAGCTGGAACGGTGCAATCACCGATCCGCTGAACCCGAATCAATCGGGCGGCAATTCCGTTGTCTACGTTCCGGGCGTGAAGGTTACCTCGGGCGAGGATATCGCGAAGGGTGACAGCTTGGCACTTACGGCCGTTATGGTCAGTGGCGCCGACGGTTCAACCGTGCCCGTATCCCCGGTATGGAGTCTGAAGGATGCCCGTCCGGGAATATCCCTTCAAGGCAGCACGCTCAGCGTAACCTCCGGTTATGATATCGCGTCCGGCAATACCGTTACGGTCATAGCGTCAAGCGGAGGCTATTCGACCGAGAAGGTTATTCACATCCAGGATAAAATGTATACGTATAACCTGCACTACTACCGGTACGACCAGGACTATACGGATTGGAGCAGCTGGATTTGGGCTGACGGAGGATCGCCCGGTGTCCGTTATCCGTTCACCCAGACCGACAGCGACGGCTTCGCAACGCTTACCGTGAAGCTTCCATACAGCACGATCAATGCCATTCCTCATCTCGGAGATTGGGTGAGCAAGGACTTAACTCATGTGTTATCCATTTCGGCGGGAACCGCTGCGGATATCTGGATGGTGCAGGACAAGAACGCGGTCTATTACAACCGGGAAGAAGCGCTGGCTGCCAAGGCCAATGCTCCGGTACAGCGCTATATCGAACTGCATTATGTACGTACGGAGAAGGATTACGCCGGCTGGGATCTCTGGCTCTGGAATACCGGAGCGAAGGACGGGCTCAAAGAGTTCGACGAGATTACAGACAACTATGCTGTAGCAAGAATCAAGATCGGTACGAATGCAACAAGCATCGGCTTCAAGGTGAAGTATCATGACTGGGACGCTCCAGACAATGCGGTGGATGTCAACTTCGACCGCTACATTGATACTCCGCTGGATCAGGCGGTCACCAAGGTTACGGTGTATCAGGGACAGAAGGAAATGCATATCATACCTGCGCTGCACGGTCCTGTGTTGGAAGACGGAGGCGTGACGTTCTTTTACCGCGACCGGGATCTGTTCAATGCCGGGCAAATGGGCGATATTACGGACGCCAAAGTTAAGGTGACGATTAACGGACACACGGCCATTTACCCGATGGCGTATAACAGCCTGGATGAATATTTCAGCTACCGGCTTCCGAATCTGGAGGAAGGAACGTATACCTACTCCTTCCTGATTACGAAGGGGGAGCAGACCGAAGAGGTAACCGATCCGGAGAATACGGTTGACGGCATCTCCTCGTTCGAATACCGCAATCCTCATATTTCGGTTCAGGGAGCGCTCGCTCCGGCTTCCGTGTCCTCCAATGAGAATACGGTGCTGACCGTAACCTATAGCGGTGACGACAGCGTCCGGATTACAGATTTGTATGTCGATTTGACGCCAATCGGCGGCCCAGCCAAGGCAGAAATCGACCCTGAACTGCAGCAGGCAGCTCTGGCTGTAAAGGATACTACGACGGCAGGGGACAAAGCTTTGACGGTGACGGCCATCGACCAGTATGGCAACAAGCATACGGGTAACGTTACCCTGAATGTGAAACCCCGGCAGTCGGCCGGAGGATCGCTCGATTTCGATTGGGATGAGGCGCGGATTTACTTCCTGCTGACCGACCGATTCTATGACGGTGATGCTTCCAATAACTACAATGTAGATAAAAATGCTATCGATGCCTATCACGGAGGCGATTTCAAGGGCCTTACCGAGAAGCTGGACTACATTAAGGATCTTGGCATCAATACAATCTGGATCACGCCTATCGTGGACAATATCGATTTCAATAACTCCACTAGCGGCGAGTCCTACGGCTATCACGGCTATTGGGCCAAAAACTTCGAAGCCCTGGATGAACATCTGGGCAATATGGATGATTTCAAGACGCTGATCAATACTGCCCATGACAAGGGCATGAAGATTATGGTGGACGTCGTCCTGAACCATACCGGTTATGGACTGAAGGAGAGTGACAACAATCCAGGCGTAACACAGGCGGACAAAGACCGCTTCGCAGGCATGCTGCGAAATAATGCCGTTGACTCGGGAACCGACGCCGTCAAAGGCGAGCTGGCCGGACTGCCCGATTTCATTACAGAGAATCCGGAGGTTCGCGCCAAGCTGATTGACTGGCAAGCCGGTTGGCTGGAGCGTGCCAAGACCGAACGCGGCGATATGATCGACTACTTCCGGGTGGATACTGTCAAGCATGTGGACGATACAACCTGGAAAGCCTTCAAGAACGAGTTGACCGAGATCAATCCTGCTTTCAAAATGATCGGCGAATACTACGGAGCCAGCGTCGACGCCGACGGCGGCAAGCTGCGTTCCGGCGAGATGGATTCGCTGCTTGACTTTCAGTTCAAGTCATCGGCTTCCGATCTCATTAACGGCAAGATCGATGAGACCGAAACCTATCTGGAGCAGCGCAATGCTGCGATGGACAATACTGCAACGATGGGCCAGTTCCTGAGCAGCCATGACGAGGACGGCTTCCTGTCCGAGCGGGCCGGAGGAGACGAGGGCAAACTGAAGGTTGCTGCGGCTCTGCAAATGACCGTGAAAGGCCAGCCTGTCGTCTATTACGGCGAAGAGCTTGGCCAGTCCGGTAAGGCATCGGGCAATCTGAACCGTTATGACATGCCTTGGGACAAGGTGTCCGAGGAGCAGTCGCTGCATGACCATTACAAGAAGCTGCTGAATATCCGCGCCGAATATTCGAAGATCTTCTCCAAAGGAACACACACCAAGATCGCCGGCAGCGACGGCGATGGTTATCTGGTATACTCCAGAACCTATGATGGAGAGAATGGCGGCACCGTCTACGTCGGTCTGAATACGACGACGGAAGCCAAGACGGCGAAGTTCACCGTACCGTACCCGGCAGCCACTGTCCTGGTGGATAAATACAACGGTGTAGACTACACGGTTGACGGGGAAGGGCGTGTGAACGTAAATCTGCCGTCCCGTGATAATGGCGGTACGGTAATTCTGGCGCCGGTATCATTACCGGCGAGTGCCGGGGGGGCGGTTTCACCTGCAAGCCCGGCTTCCGATACCGTGATTGTCGATGAGTCGGCATTGAACGGTGCCGGCACGAACGGCGTCATCACGGTAGAGATCGGAGCGGCTGCCAGCGCGAAGCAGGTTCAGCTGCCGTTGAACGCGGCAGCACTTCTGGGAGACAAGACCCTGCGGCTGCATTCGCAGGATCTGTCTCTGGAGCTGCCGGCCGCCACGCTGGCCGAGCTGCAGGCGCTCGTTCCGGCTGACAGCCGAAGCGGCGCGCATATCTTGCTGCGGCTGACTTCGGTGGCCGCAGACTCGCTTGCATCCGCCCTTGAACATGCGGGTGCGGTATCCGGCGCAGCGCTGGCTGCGGCTGGCGGCGCCTATGACTTCGAGCTGTTCGCCGTTCTGCCTGATGGCACGGCGAAGAAGCTCAATCGGTTCGGCCAGCCGGTTGGACTGAGCCTTCCGGTTGACGCTAAGGCGGATGCCGGACTGGCAGGCATCTACCATGTTACCGATACCGGAACGGTTGAATATGCCGGCGGCACGGTAGCGAACACCGGTACTGTGTCCGCTCAGGTTTATCATTTCAGCACATACGCGCTGCTGACCTATGATAAAACGTTCACGGATGTAACGCCAGCATTCTGGGGTTACAACGAAATCCGGAACCTGGCCGCCAAGCATATTGTGCAGGGCAAGACGCTGACGCAGTTCGATCCGAGCGGCACAGTCACCCGGGCCGAATTCGCAGCGCTGCTCGTCCGGGGTCTCGGACTAGAAGCTGCACAGAGCGAACCGGCTCCGTTCACGGATGTCAAAGCGGGAAGCTGGTACGCTGACAGCGTCGCGGCCGCTTACAAGGCCGGACTGATTCAGGGCGGGGAGGACAAGAAGTTCAATCCTGCTGATGGAATCACCCGCGAGGAGATGGCGGTCATGCTCGTCCGCGCTCTCAATCTGAAGGGTAAGACCCCTGCCGCAGCTAATGACCTGACCGGAGCCTTCTCGGACCGGGCCGGCATCAGCGGCTGGGCCGTTGAGGCGTTCAATCAGAGCCTGAACGCCGGGCTTCTGAACGGCCGCTCGGCAAGCTTGCTTGCTCCGAAGGCGTACTCCACGAGAGCAGAGGCGGCAGCGGTGCTGTACCGCCTGCTGAAATAA
- the yhbH gene encoding sporulation protein YhbH, which yields MPHPPESFSFVVSKEDWSLHRKGHQDQERHQQKVREAIKSNLPDLVTEENIIMSDGKQIVKVPIRSLDEYRIIYNYRKQKHVGQGDGDSQIGDVLGREPAQSSGPGKGDKAGDQPGQDLVEAEVDIEDLEEILFHDFELPHLKPKAKEEIEVRSIVFNDIRKKGMMSNIDKKRTLLENLRRNGRSGNPGIHGISPDDLRYKTWDETRTPHSNAVIIAMMDTSGSMGTFEKYCARSFFFWMTRFLRRQYEKVEIVFIAHHTEAKEVSEHDFFTRGESGGTICSSAYQKALDIIDQRYPPSKYNIYPFHFSDGDNLSSDNERCVKLIGELLNRSNIFGYGEVNQYNRSSTLMSAYKHIKNQQFMYHVIKDKKEVYQALRTFFSKKEATAK from the coding sequence TTGCCGCACCCGCCGGAGTCTTTTTCATTCGTCGTATCGAAAGAGGACTGGTCCCTGCACCGCAAAGGACACCAGGATCAGGAGCGCCACCAGCAGAAAGTCAGGGAAGCGATCAAGAGCAACCTGCCCGATCTGGTGACGGAAGAGAATATCATCATGTCGGACGGCAAGCAGATTGTGAAAGTGCCGATCCGCAGTCTTGACGAATACCGGATTATTTACAATTACCGCAAGCAGAAGCATGTCGGCCAGGGCGACGGGGACAGCCAGATCGGCGATGTGCTGGGCAGGGAGCCCGCGCAGAGCAGCGGCCCCGGCAAGGGAGACAAGGCGGGCGATCAGCCGGGCCAGGATCTCGTGGAAGCCGAGGTCGATATCGAGGACCTGGAGGAGATTCTGTTTCATGATTTCGAGCTGCCGCATCTGAAGCCAAAGGCGAAGGAGGAGATCGAGGTCCGCTCCATCGTCTTCAACGACATCCGCAAGAAGGGCATGATGTCGAATATTGACAAGAAGCGCACCTTGCTGGAGAATCTGCGCCGCAACGGCCGGAGCGGCAACCCCGGCATTCACGGCATCTCCCCCGACGATCTGCGCTACAAAACCTGGGATGAGACGCGCACCCCCCATTCAAATGCCGTCATCATTGCGATGATGGACACTTCGGGCAGTATGGGAACCTTCGAAAAATACTGCGCCCGCAGCTTCTTCTTCTGGATGACCCGCTTCCTGCGCCGCCAGTACGAGAAGGTGGAGATTGTCTTCATCGCCCATCACACGGAGGCCAAGGAGGTCAGCGAGCACGACTTCTTCACCCGGGGCGAGAGCGGAGGCACCATCTGCTCCTCGGCTTATCAGAAGGCGCTGGACATTATCGATCAGCGGTACCCGCCGTCCAAATACAATATCTACCCCTTCCATTTCTCGGACGGCGACAACTTAAGCTCGGACAACGAGCGCTGCGTCAAGCTGATTGGCGAGCTGCTGAACCGGAGCAACATATTCGGTTACGGCGAAGTCAATCAGTACAACCGGAGCAGTACGCTGATGTCGGCTTACAAGCATATCAAGAACCAACAGTTCATGTACCATGTCATCAAGGACAAGAAGGAAGTGTACCAGGCCTTAAGAACATTTTTCAGCAAAAAAGAAGCGACAGCCAAGTAG
- a CDS encoding amidohydrolase, with the protein MSGILFINGRLYTAGPKDADSVYVENGKIAAIGRRDELMLQLAGRDYRKVDWDGGFVLPGLADSHLHLGMQGMKLGMLDFTNAASKEEMLAMVAERARTLLEGEWILGLNWNENQFNPPVAPTRFELDAVTDRHPVFLTRTCFHAFLGNSAAFRLAGVGEDTPDPASGAYGRGEDGLLNGWVYEDACGPFNVVTPAPSYAELKDAMRRACRHALSLGLTAGHTEDLRLLGSIDTMLRIHQELREEGLFFRTHQLLFHDFLPEAEGLGLRPGNGDDWLRVGAFKLFSDGAIGGRTALLSAPYHDAPHTSGMAIHSRERLVELAAEVRRLSFPIAVHAIGDGAADLTLGAMENAPLPSDSPLPDRLIHAQVLNEKLVKRMKGLRLIADIQPRFVASDFPWVLDRVGPERTEYLYAWKKLIASGIVCAGGSDAPIEPLDPFLGMHAAVTRSRPGEKHEGYLPEEKLTMDTAIHLFTRGSAAAAGEERERGALADGYFADFTVIDRDITRNPDELLSVTAKMTVVNGIIAYEKA; encoded by the coding sequence ATGTCAGGCATATTGTTCATTAACGGGCGGCTGTATACAGCCGGACCGAAAGATGCGGACTCCGTGTATGTGGAGAATGGTAAAATAGCAGCGATTGGCCGCAGGGACGAGCTTATGCTCCAGCTTGCAGGCAGGGATTACCGGAAGGTCGATTGGGACGGCGGATTCGTTCTGCCCGGGCTTGCCGATTCGCATCTGCATCTGGGCATGCAGGGCATGAAGCTGGGGATGCTGGATTTCACGAATGCAGCTTCCAAGGAGGAAATGCTGGCGATGGTCGCCGAGCGGGCTCGTACTCTCCTGGAGGGGGAGTGGATTCTCGGGCTCAATTGGAATGAGAACCAATTCAATCCGCCGGTCGCGCCGACAAGGTTTGAGCTCGATGCCGTTACGGATCGGCACCCGGTCTTTCTGACCCGCACCTGCTTCCACGCCTTCCTCGGCAACAGCGCGGCGTTCCGGCTGGCGGGCGTTGGTGAAGACACCCCCGACCCCGCCTCGGGCGCCTACGGCCGGGGAGAGGACGGCCTGCTGAACGGCTGGGTCTATGAGGACGCCTGCGGGCCGTTTAACGTGGTTACGCCAGCTCCCAGTTATGCGGAGCTGAAGGACGCCATGCGCCGGGCGTGCCGGCATGCGCTGTCTCTCGGGCTGACGGCAGGGCATACGGAGGATCTCCGGCTGCTCGGGAGCATCGATACGATGCTGCGCATCCATCAAGAGCTGCGCGAAGAAGGTTTGTTCTTCCGCACTCATCAGCTGCTCTTCCACGATTTTCTTCCGGAAGCGGAAGGGCTCGGTCTTCGTCCCGGAAACGGAGACGACTGGCTGCGCGTCGGTGCGTTCAAGCTCTTCTCCGACGGAGCGATTGGCGGGCGGACTGCGCTGCTGTCCGCGCCCTACCATGATGCGCCGCATACCTCGGGAATGGCGATCCACAGCCGGGAGCGGCTGGTTGAGCTCGCGGCGGAGGTGCGGCGCCTGTCGTTTCCGATCGCGGTGCATGCGATCGGGGACGGCGCGGCCGATTTGACGCTGGGCGCTATGGAGAACGCGCCTCTGCCTAGCGATTCGCCGCTCCCCGATCGGCTCATTCACGCCCAGGTGCTGAATGAGAAGCTGGTGAAGCGGATGAAAGGGCTAAGGCTGATCGCCGATATTCAGCCCCGGTTCGTGGCCAGCGACTTCCCCTGGGTGCTGGACCGGGTGGGACCGGAGCGGACAGAATATTTGTATGCCTGGAAGAAGCTGATTGCTTCCGGGATTGTCTGCGCAGGCGGAAGCGACGCCCCGATCGAGCCGCTAGATCCTTTTCTTGGCATGCATGCGGCAGTAACCCGCAGCAGACCGGGAGAGAAGCATGAGGGCTATTTGCCGGAGGAGAAGCTTACCATGGACACCGCAATTCATCTGTTCACCCGCGGGAGCGCGGCGGCTGCGGGTGAAGAACGGGAGCGCGGTGCGCTTGCGGACGGATATTTCGCGGATTTCACCGTCATTGACCGGGATATCACCCGAAATCCCGACGAGCTGCTGTCGGTCACCGCAAAAATGACGGTAGTGAACGGGATCATCGCCTATGAAAAAGCATAA
- a CDS encoding stalk domain-containing protein — MKLQAAVLILLASAAVLTLACPSGASAAQSAVAAQPEITSAELKRDKPKPEHTADSGSRREKVSIVWNGKTLQSGQTSHIRNGVTFAPISLFSKLRGISVHWMEEESLARLWVDRGGVFDFKPGADYAEDMDRRYPLGAAITVSNGEIMLPLRFIAEMAGADCYWDREEHLVRIVQTKTAIASVPGTKARLYPMAEQDGEYKGITLEWNGKLKSYPDWVNPSNMESPPRLEDRDIDFDGRREAVVALNAGSGTGVYLEEIHVVDSLTYREIPVEDALQAVRSRIQSSVERSGGKLHIRVTAGGSAMDQTLYRSGNDGPDSSQSKELSFGSVIRYEIRDGALIALLAGSYGISDFVGEAEVRYVKQDGKYTARSVSFLFYDE, encoded by the coding sequence ATGAAGCTCCAAGCTGCCGTGCTGATACTGCTGGCTTCCGCCGCTGTTCTGACCCTCGCATGCCCGTCCGGAGCGTCCGCCGCACAGAGCGCAGTTGCCGCTCAACCGGAAATAACTTCTGCTGAATTGAAGCGCGATAAGCCGAAGCCAGAACATACAGCGGATTCCGGAAGCAGGCGTGAGAAGGTTTCCATCGTATGGAACGGCAAGACACTGCAATCCGGACAGACCTCCCACATCCGCAACGGGGTTACGTTCGCTCCGATATCTCTGTTCTCCAAGCTGCGGGGCATTTCCGTGCATTGGATGGAGGAAGAGTCGCTGGCAAGACTTTGGGTAGACCGCGGAGGGGTATTCGATTTCAAGCCCGGCGCTGATTATGCAGAGGATATGGACAGGCGGTACCCGCTTGGCGCCGCCATCACCGTCTCGAACGGTGAGATTATGCTGCCCCTCAGATTTATCGCCGAGATGGCCGGGGCGGATTGTTACTGGGACCGGGAGGAACATCTGGTGAGGATCGTCCAGACAAAGACCGCGATCGCTTCGGTGCCGGGAACAAAGGCGCGCCTATACCCGATGGCGGAGCAGGACGGGGAGTACAAAGGGATAACGCTGGAATGGAATGGTAAGCTGAAATCCTATCCGGACTGGGTCAATCCCTCCAATATGGAGTCGCCGCCGCGTCTGGAAGACCGCGATATCGACTTCGATGGCCGCCGGGAAGCGGTTGTCGCTCTGAACGCAGGGAGCGGAACCGGTGTATATCTGGAAGAGATTCATGTGGTGGACAGTCTTACTTACCGGGAGATTCCGGTGGAAGATGCACTGCAGGCTGTCCGCAGCCGGATTCAGTCGTCCGTTGAACGCAGCGGGGGGAAGCTTCATATCCGGGTAACGGCAGGCGGATCGGCTATGGACCAGACTCTGTACCGCAGTGGAAATGATGGACCGGACTCATCTCAGAGCAAAGAGTTGAGCTTCGGCTCGGTTATCCGGTACGAAATTCGGGATGGCGCATTGATTGCGCTTCTGGCGGGCTCATATGGGATTTCCGATTTCGTCGGAGAAGCCGAGGTCCGGTATGTCAAGCAGGATGGCAAGTATACTGCAAGATCGGTCTCTTTCCTTTTCTATGACGAATAA
- a CDS encoding DUF423 domain-containing protein, translating into MQRVFAAWGALLAMLSVAIGAFGAHILKSTLSESSMAVYETGVQYHMMHALGILIVGLAAGHWGESRRLRWTGGLLIAGIVLFSGSLYALSISGIKVLGAITPIGGVCFIVGWLLFAMEAFSRRKS; encoded by the coding sequence GTGCAACGCGTGTTTGCTGCCTGGGGAGCGCTGCTGGCGATGTTGTCGGTAGCCATCGGCGCCTTTGGGGCTCATATTTTGAAATCGACGCTCAGCGAAAGCTCTATGGCGGTATACGAGACGGGAGTTCAGTATCATATGATGCATGCGCTCGGTATCCTGATCGTTGGTCTGGCAGCAGGCCACTGGGGAGAGAGCCGGAGACTGCGCTGGACGGGCGGACTGTTGATCGCGGGGATCGTGCTGTTCTCGGGCAGTCTGTATGCGCTCAGCATATCGGGCATCAAGGTTCTCGGCGCCATCACTCCGATCGGGGGCGTATGCTTTATTGTTGGCTGGCTGCTGTTCGCGATGGAGGCCTTTTCCCGCAGAAAAAGCTGA
- a CDS encoding YunC family protein encodes MVTLEPVEVGGHKLVGVEVKLPKTTLLTISTDKGYIMCGALDVGLLNERLADRGIIAGRAVGVRTLEQLLAAPLESVTVQAERLGIVPGMSGADALLKML; translated from the coding sequence ATGGTGACCTTGGAGCCGGTTGAAGTGGGAGGACACAAGCTGGTCGGTGTTGAGGTGAAGCTCCCCAAGACAACGCTGCTGACCATCAGCACCGATAAGGGCTATATTATGTGCGGGGCGCTGGATGTTGGGCTGCTGAACGAACGCCTTGCGGACAGAGGCATTATTGCCGGGCGTGCCGTGGGTGTGCGGACGCTTGAGCAGCTGCTCGCAGCACCGCTCGAATCCGTTACCGTACAGGCCGAGCGCCTGGGGATCGTGCCGGGTATGTCGGGAGCGGACGCCCTGCTGAAGATGCTGTAG
- a CDS encoding Dps family protein, producing the protein MAKATNKASSSTSIEQILNRQVANLNVLYVKIHNYHWYVKGEQFFSLHVKFEELYDDITLKMDEVAERLLSIKGTPAATLKEYLEIASVEEATGKEDTRAMVQTLIEDFTTIAEELAEGIELAEEGGDQPTGDLFIKIRSDLEKQSWMLRSFLG; encoded by the coding sequence ATGGCAAAAGCAACGAACAAGGCTAGCTCCAGCACTTCGATCGAGCAAATTTTGAACCGGCAGGTTGCCAACCTGAACGTCCTTTATGTCAAAATACACAACTACCACTGGTATGTGAAGGGCGAGCAGTTCTTCTCGCTGCATGTGAAATTCGAGGAACTGTACGATGATATTACGCTGAAAATGGACGAGGTTGCCGAGCGTCTGCTGAGCATCAAGGGAACACCGGCGGCTACGTTGAAGGAATACCTTGAAATAGCAAGCGTTGAGGAAGCGACAGGCAAAGAGGATACCCGCGCCATGGTTCAGACTCTGATCGAGGACTTTACAACGATCGCCGAAGAGCTGGCGGAAGGTATCGAGCTCGCTGAAGAAGGCGGCGACCAGCCTACGGGCGATCTGTTCATCAAGATCCGTTCCGATCTGGAGAAGCAGAGCTGGATGCTGCGCTCTTTCCTCGGATGA
- a CDS encoding DUF1802 family protein, whose protein sequence is MNQSPVALKEWASAVDALCGGDQILVLRKGGIAEETRRFELKSRFFYLFPTYEHQRTELMKDRYKPLVERSFSEYDIDSGTVALKACAEATDDLEIYDFEQLGRLSPFHVWSDRLAEERLKWKAKQPLHVLLLRVYLLEAPAVIPMLPEYAGCRSWIALDPPPPSIEMTPVLGDQAYTERRNEILSILGNNLTKPPITILKTLENENSI, encoded by the coding sequence GTGAATCAGAGCCCAGTGGCCCTGAAAGAATGGGCGTCGGCTGTCGATGCGCTGTGCGGAGGGGACCAGATCCTTGTGCTGCGCAAGGGCGGAATTGCTGAAGAGACGAGGCGGTTTGAGCTGAAAAGCAGGTTCTTCTATCTGTTCCCGACCTATGAGCATCAGCGGACGGAGCTGATGAAGGACCGGTACAAGCCTCTTGTCGAGCGTTCCTTCTCGGAATATGACATTGACTCCGGTACTGTTGCGCTTAAGGCCTGTGCCGAGGCAACAGATGATCTGGAGATTTATGATTTTGAACAATTGGGGCGTTTGTCGCCCTTTCATGTGTGGAGTGACAGGCTGGCCGAAGAGAGGCTGAAATGGAAGGCCAAGCAGCCGCTGCATGTGCTATTGCTGCGCGTATACCTGCTGGAAGCGCCGGCTGTAATCCCAATGCTTCCCGAATATGCTGGCTGCCGCTCCTGGATCGCTCTTGATCCGCCTCCCCCGTCCATAGAGATGACTCCGGTCCTGGGTGACCAGGCTTATACAGAACGCAGGAATGAAATTCTGTCCATTTTGGGCAATAATTTGACAAAGCCCCCAATAACCATCCTGAAAACCCTTGAAAATGAAAATTCAATTTGA